Proteins from a genomic interval of Maylandia zebra isolate NMK-2024a linkage group LG15, Mzebra_GT3a, whole genome shotgun sequence:
- the ddx10 gene encoding putative ATP-dependent RNA helicase DDX10: MEKKGPNPVGKKPKPQKMKASVDPVRNFEKWKKKYNRTKARVKQERAQKKKPEWQVEREYIDKLVSRYGEINLKEVVKFSDFPISKKTLLGLQEAQYRQPTEIQRQTIGFALQGKDVLGAAKTGSGKTLAFLIPVLECLYRQQWSSMDGLGALIISPTRELAYQTFEVLRKVGRNHEFSAGLIIGGKDLKSECERIHRTNIVICTPGRLLQHMDETATFHASDLHMLVLDEADRILDMGFADTLNAIVENLPKSRQTLLFSATQTKSVKDLGRLSLKDPEYVWVHEKAKFSTPATLEQNYIVCELHQKVNMLYSFIRSHLKKKIIVFFACCKEVQYLFRAFCRLRPGMPILALHGKQQQMKRVEVYNDFLKKQNAVLFATDIAARGLDFPAVHWVLQFDCPEDADTYIHRVGRTARYKEGGEALLLLLPSEEKGMVKQLEEKKVPINKIQVNPDKLQNVQQKLEAFLAQEKEQKERAQRCFVSYLRSVYLMKNKEVFDAFKIKLHEYALSLGLAVAPRVRFLSKAQAQKVEKEVQEEESEEEEELRRFKAQLKGEVSREERQNSESDESSEDEDGGDEGGLDTSKTLTPSAGDADDDDDDDLRDLDLLTVKRKDVFNLTEDQQSPEDPENDPEKKTEKETKYKEAKKILKRKFQVNTKVTFNEEGEAVQLWPPVQQAVTAEDEGEQEEEDVSGINVEKARERLKREDQEFDKQEYSRKVKAKHREKRLKERAARKEASKRDQDEEDEVVAYLANDSEDEFDPSALPDPDKVHSSSSSSSEDEEDEMEMGSSKRQHSEEEEEEEDSEEEDEKHTAGKRRKVSDEDDEHTALDTGLSLAEDEELVLQLLGGRR; encoded by the exons ATGGAGAAAAAAGGCCCAAATCCTGTTGGGAAAAAACCGAAACCCCAAAAGATGAAAGCGAGCGTCGACCCCGTCAGAAACTTCGAGAAATGGAAGAAAAAGTACAACCGGACCAAAGCACGAGTGAAGCAAGAGAGGGCGCAGAAGAAGAAGCCCGAGTGGCAGGTAGAACGAGAGTACATCGATAAGCTGGTGAGCAGGTATGGAGAAATCAACCTCAAGGAGGTTGTCAAGTTCTCCGACTTCCCCATTTCTAAGAAGACCTTGCTGGGCCTGCAGGAGGCTCAGTATCGGCAGCCTACGGAGATCCAGCGGCAGACCATCGGCTTCGCTCTGCAGGGGAAAGATGTTCTCGGTGCGGCTAAAACTGGCTCCGGTAAGACTTTAGCCTTTCTCATACCGGTCCTGGAGTGTCTCTACCGCCAGCAATGGAGCTCCATGGACGGCCTCGGTGCTCTCATCATCTCTCCCACCCGAGAGCTCGCCTACCAGACCTTTGAAGTCCTGCGCAAGGTGGGCAGGAACCACGAGTTTTCTGCAGGGCTCATCATCGGCGGAAAAGACCTGAAAAGCGAGTGTGAGAGGATTCACCGTACCAACATTGTCATCTGCACCCCGGGCCGACTCCTCCAGCACATGGATGAAACGGCCACCTTCCACGCGTCCGACCTCCACATGCTGGTCCTGGATGAGGCAGACCGCATTCTGGACATGGGCTTTGCAGATACGCTCAATGCCATCGTGGAGAATCTCCCCAAGTCCCGGCAGACTCTGCTGTTTTCTGCCACGCAAACCAAATCAGTCAAAGACCTGGGCCGGCTCAGTCTCAAAGATCCGGAGTATGTGTGGGTGCACGAAAAAGCCAAGTTCAGCACGCCAGCCACGCTGGAGCAGAACTACATCGTGTGTGAGCTCCACCAGAAGGTCAACATGCTCTACTCATTCATTAGGAGCCACCTAAAGAAGAAGATCATAGTCTTCTTCGCCTGCTGCAAGGAGGTGCAGTACCTGTTCCGAGCTTTCTGCCGTCTCCGGCCAGGCATGCCCATCCTGGCGCTGCATGGAAAACAGCAGCAAATGAAGAGGGTGGAGGTGTACAACGACTTCCTCAAGAAGCAAAACGCTGTGCTTTTTGCCACCGACATAGCTGCCAGAGGCCTGGACTTCCCTGCCGTCCACTGGGTGCTGCAGTTTGACTGTCCAGAGGACGCCGACACATACATCCACAGGGTGGGCCGGACGGCCAGGTACAAGGAGGGTGGAGAggccctgctgctgctgctgccctcGGAGGAGAAAGGCATGGTGAAGCAGCTGGAGGAGAAGAAAGTTCCCATCAACAAGATACAA GTGAACCCAGACAAACTGCAGAACGTGCAGCAGAAGCTGGAGGCCTTCCTCGCTCAGGAGAAGGAGCAGAAGGAGCGAGCCCagaggtgttttgtttcctacCTGCGCTCGGTGTACCTCATGAAGAACAAAGAGGTGTTTGATGCCTTTAAGATCAAGCTTCACGAGTACGCTTTGTCCCTCGGCCTCGCTGTGGCCCCAAGGGTTCGGTTCCTAAGTAAAGCTCAGGCACAGAAAGTAGAGAAAGaagtgcaggaggaggagtctgaggaagaagaagagctgaggagatTTAAGGCCCAGCTGAAAGGAGAGGTTTCTCGTGAGGAGCGGCAAAACTCGGAGTCAGACGAGTCCAGTGAGGATGAGGACGGTGGTGATGAAGGAGGTTTGGATACGTCCAAGACATTAACCCCGAGTGCAGGTGACgctgatgacgatgatgatgatgatctacGAGACTTGGACCTGCTGACAGTCAAACGAAAGGATGTCTTTAATCTGACGGAGGAtcagcagagtccagaggaTCCTGAAAATGACccagaaaagaaaactgagaaaGAGACAAAGTACAAAGAAGCTAAAAAGATCCTCAAGAGAAAGTTTCAGGTAAACACCAAAGTGACTTTCAATGAAGAAGGTGAGGCTGTGCAGCTTTGGCCACCAGTCCAGCAAGCAGTGACTGCTGAGGATGAGGGGGAGCAAGAAGAGGAGGACGTTTCGGGAATCAATGTGGAAAAGGCTCGGGAGAGGCTGAAGCGGGAAGATCAAGAGTTTGATAAGCAGGAGTACAGCCGCAAGGTGAAAGCCAAACACCGAGAGAAGCGGCTGAAGGAGAGGGCTGCCAGGAAGGAGGCAAGCAAGCGGGACCAGGACGAGGAGGACGAGGTCGTGGCCTACCTGGCCAATGACAGCGAAGACGAGTTTGACCCCAGTGCCCTGCCAGATCCCGACAAAGTGCACTCGTCGTCTTCTTCGTCGtcagaggatgaggaggacGAGATGGAAATGGGGTCGTCTAAACGGCAGCACagcgaggaagaggaagaggaggaggacagcGAAGAGGAGGATGAGAAGCATACAGCAGGAAAGAGGAGGAAAGTGAGCGATGAAGATGATGAGCACACAGCTCTGGACACTGGTCTCTCTTTGGCAGAGGATGAGGAGTTAGTCTTACAGTTGCTGGGTGGGCGAAGGTAG